One window of the Nicotiana tabacum cultivar K326 chromosome 4, ASM71507v2, whole genome shotgun sequence genome contains the following:
- the LOC107803609 gene encoding uncharacterized protein LOC107803609 produces the protein MGQLASAQNTRPVGALPRDTEANPKASINDVSMRNMRQLEEVPSKKRKQETFNEKSATIEAESEKEKESEKPAEEAVVKQHLPLVARPPPPFPQRLQKVKDNAAYKIFLDILKQVQNNIPLIDILEEVPKYAKYIKEKVANKRRLVEFESVAHTEECTSRIQSKLPQKLKDPSSFTIQISIGKHAVERALCDLGVSINLMSLSVFRQLGFGEPRPTTVILQLADRSLAHPEGVLY, from the coding sequence ATGGGACAACTTGCTAGTGCCCAAAATACTCGACCAGTTGGAGCTCTTCCAAGAGACACTGAGGCTAATCCTAAGGCATCTATCAATGATGTGTCAATGAGGAATATGAGACAGTTAGAAGAAGTCCCatcgaaaaagagaaaacaagagACCTTTAACGAGAAATCAGCCACCATAGAAGCagaatcagaaaaggaaaaagagtcagAGAAGCCAGCTGAAGAGGCGGTGGTAAAGCAACACCTACCATTAGTTGCGAGGCCACCACCCCCATTCCCTCAAAGATTGCAGAAAGTGAAGGATAATGCTGCTTATAAAATATTTCTTGATATTTTGAAGCAGGTGCAAAACAATATTCCGTTGATAGACATCTTGGAAGAAGTGcccaaatatgccaaatacatcaAGGAAAAAGTGGCAAATAAGAGGAGGTTGGTAGAGTTTGAGTCTGTGGCACATACTGAAGAATGTACCTCAAGAATTCAAAGCAAGCTACCTCAGAAATTGAAGGATCCAAGTAGTTTCACTATCCAAATCTCGATTGGTAAGCACGCAGTCGAGCGAGCTTTGTGTGATCTTGGGGTGAGCATCAATTTGATGTCGCTATCTGTGTTCAGACAATTGGGGTTTGGTGAGCCGCGCCCAACCACAGTGATTTTACAGTTAGCGGATCGCTCCCTTGCTCACCCCGAAGGagtactctattga